CTTGGAACTCTGTTCAAGATTCATGCCATAGTTATGATAATCAACCATATCAGATGGCTGGAAGCCTTATATANTAAGTCCATGTTTTAGAATTGGCCCTTGCTCTAGGAGTTTCATCATATGGATGTGTAACGTGGGTATCGGAGAGTGTGTGTAAACTTTACACTGAAGTAGTCATATGTTACACTCTTGAGTACAGGAAGCGGTGCCTCAAATTGAGACGAGCGCTTGTTTCAAAGACTCCCTCGAGTTTGTAGCTTTGCTGCATCCCAAATGGTGTTGAGAGCGAGATCTCAATGACTAGATCAGCTAGAGTAAGGGCGGAACTGGGGGGGTGGGGATGGGGCCATGATCCTCCTAAAttcggaaaaattaaaattttacttgTTATTTTCTAGTGGAGTTTCTCGAGTCTGGACCCGAAGTATGTCGTAGCTAACTTCAGTTCAACTGGAAGGagaatatatattaaatcattataatataaaataatcaacCTAGTATGCAACCCTGTACCTCTGTTGATGGAACTTCATTTTTCACAAAATGGAACAGAAAGGTACAAcaaaaataactaaattgacAATGCTAAGCCATGTTAGAAACCAGCATTTCCTTGCCATAACATCTGGATATCTAGCAAACAATGTTCCTAGACAATATTGTATCAACTACAAAAACCAAAGTTTACAAAGCCTACAAAACCTGGCAGTAAACATGGTTACCTAAGTGTACATTGATTTAAACCCTTCAGTTAGGCCAACCACTTTAGCCGACACCTTGGTCTGCAATTTCGCCACAGCTTGACGTATATCCTATGAAATACAAAGAGATCATCATAATAGGAACATAAAGAgtcttatttttgtttttaagttGCTGTTAAAATGCTAATGTTATCATTGGCAATCTCCCATCAGCTTGAACTATTGTTTTGTATTATGAGATCAAAACCAAGGTTCACAAGTTCAAATTCTTTGGTGTATAAAAGCCTCGTATATTTCATTAAGTTGATTTTGGACGATATTTCCGTGTAATTTATCCACTTCATATTAATGTATACGTCTTGAACGTTTATTTCGTGTATATATTTCCTGATATCAGTTTTGCCCTTGAAGGATTTTTGCCCTTGAAGGATgtgttaatataaatattattgttgGATCACTTTTCACAGTTCTCACATACTCTTACCCTCTGGAGAAAGTGATTTTTGATGTTTTACCACTTAGCAGGAACAACATTTAACTAACGTTGATATGTATGTATTTCACATTAATGAAGCATTTGAAGGGTGATGTTTACAGATTACAACCCCTGTGATTACCTCAATATGGTAGCGAGACGAGAAATGAGTCAACACCAAGGCTTTGTTCCTAATCCACCCTGCATGTTCCATGATCTGCACTTCCAATATCTTGGCATGAatatatacgtgcctttttaaAGGCTCCTCGGTTTTATACTTTTATAGCTAAAGTTTCAGGAGAGATTAAGCCTTCTCATGTCATCATAGAAAGGTTCTGATTGAATGGAACAAGAGAGCAGTAAAGATTTTCAGGGAAAATATTAGAATAATTCAAGTACCTCGTACAAATGGGTATGTCCGTGTTCTCGTGCATGTTCAACACTGACATTCTCATCTAAAAACGTTGCCTGCCCATAGAGAAACATTTACCGGTGAAAAACTAGAGGCTCAATTTTTCCACAAAGGTCGAGAAGTTTGTTGGCACAGCGCTGGTGACAAGATCATGGCTCACTACAACATTTGTAATTTCTATTTTGGTGACATTTGCCGATAATATTCAAAACCACAACATACGCACGCAGTGGGATGAAATGAAGCCttaagaaaatgcaaaaaatttgatgaaaccgcaaaaacaaaaaaaaagacaaattcATGCATTTGCACGATTGATTGATGGGATTAAGACTACTTACTTCGGTTATGAGAATTTTGGCACGCAAGGCATCTGCACTACGTGGATCAAGTAAAAAATCTGACGTTGTATCTCCTGTGAAGGCGACCTCGGGGCATAAGAGAGTATCTGTAATCTGACAAAGGAACATATTTGTGACACACACTAAAATTTCAACCAGATACAACAGCAATATGAGCTAGTGAAATAGTTTGCGAACCTCAACTCCCGACTTCTTTAGTTTCTCAATTTGTTTTCCCTTTAAATGCGCATACTGCTTTCTCAGCTTCTTCCTGACTGAGTAGATGACATATCCCtacaaaaatataatcataagACACAAGGATAAAAAAGGTACTAGAACATAAATTCTCCAATATTGTAAAACGAAGaaaggcttttttttttttgggtagaTGTATCTTACCTGGCTGGCAATAACATGTTGGGTTTTGAACGGTCTCACAACAAGATCATTCCGCATTTCGTATGTTTCACCTATGTAAAATTTTCAGATTCTGTTAAACATGAGACGTATAAATCGCACACGAAAAATAAAGGTAGATAACCGAATTACCTACATCCAAAGCTACCAAATCCAGGTTCAGTTCCACCTGGCCCATAGTCCTATGAATCTCAAAGAGCTGCTCAACATCCTCCTTTATGCAAGGAGGGACAAATATGGTTGGAGGTTTTAAACTGTAAAGACCACGAGTCGCCACATACATTGGGAGCCCACCCTGAACCAGTGCATACAACAACATGACTGTGATTTCCATCTTTAAGGTATAACCAAATAAAGTAGTGCAAAATCATGGGAAGTACAGAATGCGGAGCACATATAGAAGCTGCCCCAAGATTATCCACCCCGCACAGCCATCTAGGAATTTTCCAGATAACATGACATATTCTACTATTTTGAGATATTTATCACCCAAATGACACATTCAGCCTGAAATGGCTCACGAAAAGTGGATTCCGTGCACAGACATCATAGTATATCAAAATGTACCTATTAACTTCAAGAACTCAAATCACAATACAACCACATAAAAAATCGAGAATAGTAAACATTATCTGTAGTTATCACTtgcatatttgaaaatatttcaagaaactgTCCACAGTTCAGCTTCGCAAGACAGTTGACATCAACAGCCTCGGGGTCAGCTATTCCAGTTCCATTACAATCTCAAGAAACAGTAGCAGCGCATAGGTAACCATAATGAGCAATTGTGCATCGTAAATACCGATAAATTATTGAATGTGGCAAGTTATAAAGCACAACTTTTGCAACATTACTTCACAAAAATGTAACAAAAAAGGTGAAAAGATGATAGCAAAGCAAACCATACAATATGATCAAGATGCGCGTGGGTGATAAAGAGAAAGTTCTGGTGAACAGCCCTCAAAGGGCACCTCCCGATATCGAAAGCGGACTTCAACTCAGGCACAATAACGCATGTTTCCTGCCCACCAACCGATAGCCCTTCAATTGAATAGCCTTCTAAATCGAACCCTTTTCTGTTAACCTCAGCCCTCGCCTTCCTGTACTCTTGTTCCTCTATTGCACGCCCGACTGCTGACAAAAAGCCTGACTCACTTTCTCCTCCATTCACCACTGCATTTACACTACGAAATTGAATGAGATTGTTGCATTTGTGGTAACTTGATGGTTGGTGAAAAAATGGATGCAAATTCAGCAATTTTGGGGTGGAGATGTTGGGTGATGATATGAGTTGCATTGTGGTCGGATGGGGTGCTGACCGACCGCTGAGAGTGGAGAAAGAAAAGAAGTCCGCATTGTTTCGTTAAGCCATCTGATTTACACATTCCAtttcaatttgaattttaattttaattttaatttttttgaaatcacaaattttgataaaaataaaaaatttattagaaaatatatttatttcagctaaatgttgaatatatttattttaggtaaatatttaatatatcgaGGTcgatttagttttattttatccAGTTAGATTTTTCAGATTTCGTTTTACAAATGTCTAATCCGAAATTGAAATTCATTTCGGTTTGGTTTTATACTTTAATATATCGATCTACAAGCCTCGGTTTGGTATTTTAGCTAAAGACATTCAagaaactttcaaaataaaatttatttttttttaaaaaataaagcatGGATTTTACTGAACTACAGAAAATGGGTTACTGTTCTTGATAAATATAATCAAACAACTGTTAATCAAGTGCATGGACAATAATTTTTACCAATATTatgtacataaaaataatttttgtgaaaaaattcaGAGATTATACTaaaattaagataaaaattACTTTCCGAAAAttgataattaatttaaaacaattatttaagtaTGATACTATGttatttctaaaatttaaaatataatatgatataatttttaaaatcttttggATTGAAAATGATGTGATGATTTTATGAACATACTGTACATTTAACCAGATTTTTCTATGATACATCTGGAGTGTTTCATTCCTAGTGATATGATGAAATTTAAGTCATTGGACAATCAACATGTGAtgtgattttcattaaaatataaaagactCGTATGATCTAATGATATTGGAACatgaagaaaattattactGTAGATGAAATATAGACCAATCAAATATTCTAATTTAGAAATAGGTATAGATATTTATTTTAGATTAAATATCAATCTTGATACTACATATTTaacatatttaagaaaatttattttagtgatTCTCAACCAAATACTTAATTCATATCCCCATAATTTTTTACACAGCCCGAATCTAATTGGCCCGAGCCCATCACTACGTGAACTTAACAATGTGCCCCAGATGGTTGAGTCCATTTCAAATCGATCACATGTCTTTCgatcataataaaaataaatggcGAAGAGTGTATTAATAAACATACCAATGCTTGTAATTAGAATAGTCACGACtttatctagaaaaatcaattaatGATTTGGTCTGCTTAAAACGaattaattgcaaataaatattaatctaaTCATCGAATGGAAAAATATCCATTAGAGAAAATATCTAGATGAGTGATTTCACTAAGTTTCCACAATAATTATTCTTGGTTgcatttatattcatgaattccaatcatttaatggccaagaacacttaatttttttattctccCTTTCTCAAATGAAGAATAAATTGTATCATTCAAACTTTGATCCAAACATTCCTAATAAGAATCtaagtttaaatgataaataCAAACGATATTCTTACCTAGGTCTCGCTAAAGTTATATGTCTTCCGAACaatataaacattcaacgatgtactctaatgatctataatctTAGTCTTtctcccgagttgtagaattaatcagacaacaaataatttattgtcAGTAAATCACAAGCGattaaaaacaaagaaacacaattaaaccaaAAAGAATTCAATCACATAAACAATTGATTCAAATTATCGTATCTACAAAGTTACATCACCCTCTGGAATggaaaattagttcataatgaaatttaaataaaaacaatgcATGTTCGAAAGTTTATATATCACAACACAAGAAATAAAAAAGGGCGAAAGATTAGATGACAAATCAGAAGTGGCGTTTCTGTCCCCAAATTTGTCGTTCTTCGTTGTTGCGATCCAGCTTGCGCTCCGATCCTTCGTCTCGTGCGTGTGCTCTTGTTCTCTCGCGGTTTCCTCCCAAAAACGGTTGTTGCCTCTTTCTGAACCCTATTCATCTTTTATGTTTCGTCCGAGCCCGTTATTAAAGCCCATTTGATTAGTCTCCGCACGTGCTAGCACCACAGCGCTGCTGGGACAGCGCCTAGGAGCCCATGTGTCGACGGTGTGGTGCCGCGGCGCTTGCTCCTTAGCACCTAGGCGCTCATAGTTCGGCAGTTGAGCGCTGCGGTGCTAAGTATCAGCTCCTAGGCGCTTGTCTCTCGGCAGTGTAGGCGCCGCGGTGCTGCTTGTCAGCGCTTAGGCGCTTATTACTCGGCATGATAACGTTGCGGCGCTGCATTTGCAGCTCTGTGGTGCCTGTCCCCCGCACACAGTAGCTCTGTGGCTCTCGTCCATCAACCGTTCGACGCCAAAATTGTCCCTAATCGTCCTCAATCATCCAATAGTGGTTTATCACTTGCAcgatacaaaaacaacaaataccAAGCTTAATTATGTCCgaaactaacataattcaaatgggttctcatataaattaagtgcaattcttgcacttatcaaaccCCCCAAACTTGAACTTTTGTTAGTCtcgagaaaaataaaaataaacatttaatcaAGAATTAAAGCTAACAACTATAAGTCATGGATATGCAGACATTGACCTCGGCCTCCGACTTATCCATTTTCATGTAATTCACAATTACTCAAGAATCATGTGCGTGTGTGATATGTCAATGTTCATTTACCCAATCGAATACTCAAATAAATTCACAACACCCACTCGCCTTATAAACTCAAGAAATCTTCACCTCAGTTTAACTCACATTTcattaaaatacaaattcacTTACACAAATCACACAGGACTTTATTAGTGATTATTTGGCTCATAAGATGGTCAACACATGTATACCAAAAATGATTAATGATTTCAAACAATGAGATGCTTACATGCAAATGATTAAAGTCTATACTTACTAACTATGTTTCTCAGGTATCCATAAGCTTGACTTGAACAACTTTTCTCTACTAGTATATTGGATAAATGAGACAAGGTTAATAGGTCTTGTAGGCTTAAAACATTAGGCTACGACTCATGGCTACAATAAAGGGTAtggaaatcaaaatttgagagaaatatttgaattttcatcattttcactCATTTCATTCACCATCAACTTATTGTTTTCTCATCATTAATATCTTCCATTTcccatatttttttcttttcaccacttttgattcattttttcttctttttgtttcGTTTCTTTTTCAACTCTTTTATAcacaattgtttttatttttctttctaatGAGTGGTTGAATCATTTCAACACcaatgaacttatttctctcaaaattaggTAGGATAGAAAGTTTATAAGCTTCATTTGATAGTTGTTGTGGGATATAGAATAGATACAAGTGGAGGCACTGTATATCATTGACACACACCACTTGATTTTTAGTAAGCTCAAAATGGGACACTAAGGATATTTCATTTTGTTTTGGTAGGCTCGAAGGCTCGAACGGTTCCAAAGATTGCCTAAATCATTTCTATGTTACATATTATCCATATTTCGTCTTGAAAAGTGTTCAAGCAAGTTCTAGATTACCCTCAATCCATTAGTTATCTCATACAAACCAATCACATGCACTGTTCAACCAAAATGTTATCTGAGGTAGGCACACAAAATGTAATGTCCC
The DNA window shown above is from Primulina huaijiensis isolate GDHJ02 chromosome 12, ASM1229523v2, whole genome shotgun sequence and carries:
- the LOC140990426 gene encoding tRNase Z TRZ2, chloroplastic isoform X1; its protein translation is MQLISSPNISTPKLLNLHPFFHQPSSYHKCNNLIQFRSVNAVVNGGESESGFLSAVGRAIEEQEYRKARAEVNRKGFDLEGYSIEGLSVGGQETCVIVPELKSAFDIGRCPLRAVHQNFLFITHAHLDHIGGLPMYVATRGLYSLKPPTIFVPPCIKEDVEQLFEIHRTMGQVELNLDLVALDVGETYEMRNDLVVRPFKTQHVIASQGYVIYSVRKKLRKQYAHLKGKQIEKLKKSGVEITDTLLCPEVAFTGDTTSDFLLDPRSADALRAKILITEATFLDENVSVEHAREHGHTHLYEPLKRHVYIHAKILEVQIMEHAGWIRNKALVLTHFSSRYHIEDIRQAVAKLQTKVSAKVVGLTEGFKSMYT
- the LOC140990426 gene encoding tRNase Z TRZ2, chloroplastic isoform X2, producing MQLISSPNISTPKLLNLHPFFHQPSSYHKCNNLIQFRSVNAVVNGGESESGFLSAVGRAIEEQEYRKARAEVNRKGFDLEGYSIEGLSVGGQETCVIVPELKSAFDIGRCPLRAVHQNFLFITHAHLDHIGGLPMYVATRGLYSLKPPTIFVPPCIKEDVEQLFEIHRTMGQVELNLDLVALDVGETYEMRNDLVVRPFKTQHVIASQGYVIYSVRKKLRKQYAHLKGKQIEKLKKSGVEITDTLLCPEVAFTGDTTSDFLLDPRSADALRAKILITEATFLDENVSVEHAREHGHTHLYEIMEHAGWIRNKALVLTHFSSRYHIEDIRQAVAKLQTKVSAKVVGLTEGFKSMYT